A genomic window from Chlorobium phaeobacteroides DSM 266 includes:
- a CDS encoding HD domain-containing protein: MVSSKEESHNIQTLITEKPLWRPLLHMEIKQHHLLIDTLFGTCRQTLGSDFEGYRNHCLRVYYFCCALTRNKPENDDKIAIAAFFHDIGIWTDDTFDYISPSQLLAREYLEKTDRTAWIPEIEAMIGEHHKLTPCKAQQFLLVEPFRKADWIDISRGMLRHRLPDDFVLDVFDAFPNEGFHKKLLLLAKARLKTHPFSPLPMMKL; this comes from the coding sequence ATGGTATCTTCAAAAGAAGAATCGCACAATATCCAGACACTGATAACCGAAAAACCTTTATGGAGACCATTGCTGCACATGGAAATCAAGCAACACCATCTACTCATTGATACTCTCTTCGGAACCTGTCGCCAGACATTGGGAAGCGACTTCGAAGGATATAGAAATCACTGTTTGCGCGTATATTATTTCTGCTGCGCCCTTACCCGCAATAAACCGGAAAACGATGATAAAATTGCGATTGCAGCGTTTTTCCACGATATCGGCATCTGGACTGACGACACCTTTGACTACATTTCGCCATCACAACTCCTTGCCAGGGAATACCTTGAAAAAACAGATCGAACCGCATGGATCCCCGAGATCGAGGCCATGATCGGTGAACATCACAAGCTTACCCCCTGCAAGGCGCAACAATTTTTACTCGTTGAACCCTTCAGAAAAGCGGACTGGATAGACATATCGAGAGGAATGCTCCGACACCGGTTACCAGACGATTTTGTCCTCGATGTTTTTGATGCCTTTCCAAACGAAGGATTTCATAAAAAACTGCTCCTCCTTGCAAAAGCACGCCTGAAAACTCACCCGTTCAGCCCCTTGCCCATGATGAAATTGTAG
- a CDS encoding acyltransferase family protein produces the protein MPLFTFLSGFVYVWRPFRSDWKKFISGKIRRLLVPMLFVGTLFALFQAFTPGTNFSVADWRYLHLMPVAHYWFIDSLFLIFLVIIPLEHFRAP, from the coding sequence ATGCCGCTTTTTACCTTTCTTTCAGGGTTCGTCTATGTCTGGAGACCCTTCAGGAGCGACTGGAAGAAGTTCATCAGCGGAAAAATCCGTCGGTTGCTTGTTCCTATGCTCTTTGTTGGTACCCTTTTCGCTCTTTTTCAGGCCTTCACTCCAGGAACGAACTTCTCGGTAGCGGATTGGCGTTACCTGCACCTGATGCCGGTGGCGCACTATTGGTTCATTGATTCACTGTTTCTGATTTTTCTCGTCATTATTCCTCTGGAGCATTTCAGGGCTCCATAA
- the aroC gene encoding chorismate synthase produces the protein MIRYLTSGESHGPALSAIVEGVPAGVGITPEMINTELARRQQGYGRGGRMKIETDQAEVLSGIRFGKTIGSPITLIIRNRDWENWTTTMSQFSEPAEDIAKITIPRPGHADLTGKIKYGLNDIRPVIERSSARETTARVAAGTISRIFLKAIGIEIGSYISAIGSAGETTADTQIEKLLRSGAETLARKADRSAVRMLDKKKEAEAIIAIDAAKDAGDTLGGIIEIFITGVPMGLGSYMQHDRRLDANLAAALISIQAIKGVEIGTAFANALKPGSQVHDEFIIEPEKGLTRSSNRAGGIEGSMSSGQTIHLRAAMKPISSLLTPLHSFDSETLQPTLSRFERSDTCAVPAAGVVAEAMVSTVIANAVLEKFGGDHLGEIQTRISLHRDLTRKAFIA, from the coding sequence ATGATACGATATCTGACCTCAGGGGAATCGCACGGCCCGGCGCTTTCGGCAATTGTGGAGGGAGTCCCGGCCGGCGTCGGCATTACCCCCGAAATGATCAACACCGAGCTCGCCCGACGCCAGCAGGGATACGGACGCGGCGGACGCATGAAAATCGAAACCGACCAGGCGGAAGTCCTGTCAGGTATCCGCTTCGGCAAAACCATAGGCTCACCGATCACTCTGATCATCAGAAACAGGGATTGGGAAAACTGGACGACAACCATGTCGCAATTTTCAGAACCGGCAGAAGATATTGCAAAAATAACCATCCCCCGACCGGGCCACGCGGATCTGACAGGAAAAATCAAATACGGCCTGAACGATATTCGCCCGGTTATTGAACGCTCTTCGGCTCGGGAAACCACGGCAAGGGTTGCAGCCGGAACAATTTCCCGAATTTTCCTCAAAGCCATCGGCATTGAAATCGGCAGCTATATATCGGCAATTGGTTCGGCAGGCGAAACAACTGCCGACACTCAGATTGAAAAACTGCTCCGGAGCGGAGCCGAAACCCTTGCACGGAAGGCAGACCGGTCAGCGGTGCGTATGCTCGACAAAAAAAAGGAAGCCGAAGCAATTATCGCTATTGATGCAGCCAAGGATGCTGGAGATACACTCGGCGGCATCATCGAAATTTTCATCACCGGCGTACCAATGGGACTCGGCAGCTATATGCAGCACGACCGCCGTCTTGATGCCAATCTTGCTGCAGCACTCATCTCGATTCAGGCAATCAAGGGAGTTGAAATCGGTACGGCGTTTGCAAACGCACTCAAACCGGGATCACAGGTTCATGACGAATTCATCATCGAACCGGAGAAAGGGTTAACGCGAAGCTCGAACCGGGCAGGAGGAATTGAAGGGAGCATGTCAAGCGGCCAGACCATTCATCTCAGAGCAGCGATGAAACCGATATCCTCGCTTCTCACCCCACTGCACTCGTTTGACAGCGAAACCCTGCAACCGACACTCTCTCGCTTCGAACGAAGCGACACCTGCGCAGTGCCTGCTGCGGGCGTCGTAGCCGAAGCGATGGTATCGACCGTTATCGCAAACGCCGTTCTCGAAAAATTCGGAGGCGATCATCTTGGTGAAATACAGACAAGAATCTCCCTTCACCGTGACCTCACCCGAAAAGCGTTCATCGCCTGA
- a CDS encoding AfsA-related hotdog domain-containing protein, whose protein sequence is MLLEGDTLPLQSVTALQIVNVSSVEEASRFLLLLGDTCELFISLDYRRANPGVYAAAKALYCPSRKDKPPFDIETAADLMKKLPFDLKSLLKSPLAITGDDKLPCSIEKKYVHKKNSSNVLISDYFSAGRMLYFNMLASTEEISFDHVSDHVQGLLMLEALRQAGVATAHIQGLSFDGGLALLNYNTNFFHYLENDVPVVLRVYCSFTADETSEDKDAPIYIQVLQYGRVVADATLKAFAFMSSKRYEEQRKRVEKICTRSKMQFDAKINRILHEAASV, encoded by the coding sequence ATGCTGCTGGAGGGGGATACCCTTCCTCTGCAATCAGTTACCGCTCTGCAGATTGTCAATGTCTCTTCAGTTGAAGAGGCTTCCCGGTTTCTTCTGCTTCTGGGGGATACCTGTGAACTGTTCATCTCGCTTGATTACCGGAGAGCCAATCCCGGCGTTTATGCTGCGGCGAAAGCACTTTATTGCCCTTCACGCAAGGATAAGCCACCTTTTGATATTGAGACGGCAGCGGATTTAATGAAAAAACTTCCTTTTGATCTGAAATCTCTTTTGAAAAGTCCTCTCGCAATAACCGGAGATGACAAGCTGCCATGTTCGATAGAAAAAAAATATGTGCATAAGAAAAATAGTTCCAATGTGTTGATTTCGGATTATTTTTCAGCCGGTCGCATGCTGTATTTCAATATGCTTGCCAGCACGGAAGAGATCTCATTCGATCACGTTTCCGATCATGTTCAGGGATTGCTGATGCTCGAGGCTTTGAGACAGGCTGGCGTTGCAACCGCTCATATTCAGGGACTCTCATTTGACGGAGGACTTGCATTATTGAACTATAATACGAATTTTTTTCATTATCTTGAAAACGATGTTCCTGTTGTGCTGAGGGTATATTGCAGTTTTACTGCCGACGAGACAAGCGAGGATAAGGATGCGCCAATCTACATTCAGGTTCTGCAGTACGGGAGGGTTGTTGCTGATGCAACGCTGAAAGCTTTTGCGTTTATGAGTTCAAAACGGTATGAGGAACAGAGAAAAAGGGTCGAAAAAATATGTACAAGAAGTAAAATGCAATTTGACGCAAAAATCAACCGGATTCTGCACGAGGCAGCTTCAGTATGA
- a CDS encoding glycosyltransferase family 2 protein encodes MMIIAELFFQSLLLMLALPAAYLLLSTVAAYFFKKECAAANGFLNIGVVIPAHNEEEGIVRTVEGVFACDYPANRLEVYVIADNCSDATALHARAAGANVFERSDTVNRGKGQALDWFLKNRRESYRHTDAITIIDADVAPERGYLREISLSLSQPEIHSVQAYNGVSNPGAGWRPALIDAAFNVFNHLRMAGTFRLSGTAVLKGNGMAFSTELLERYGWPCHSIVEDMEFTLRLLQDGVNVHYNPDAIVRSEMVTSGKSASSQRSRWEGGRFMLVRKMTGPLLRLFAEKGRIRFLYALLELAVPPLSLLVMLFAFATAGSLLLLKSEWIMLATSFWLILVFYVVSGQIQRRAPLSTWLYLATAPLYVLWKIPLYAAMVLRKKSTAWVRTTRESEVKEKKP; translated from the coding sequence ATGATGATTATTGCCGAACTGTTTTTTCAATCTCTCCTCTTGATGTTGGCCTTGCCGGCGGCATATCTGCTGTTGAGTACTGTTGCAGCATATTTTTTTAAAAAAGAGTGCGCTGCGGCGAATGGTTTTCTCAACATCGGCGTAGTGATACCTGCTCATAACGAAGAGGAAGGTATTGTGCGAACCGTTGAGGGGGTGTTCGCGTGCGATTATCCCGCAAATCGCCTGGAGGTCTATGTTATTGCCGACAACTGTAGTGACGCTACCGCTCTGCATGCGCGAGCTGCAGGTGCGAACGTTTTTGAGCGATCTGATACGGTTAACCGGGGGAAAGGCCAGGCGCTTGACTGGTTTCTGAAAAATCGCAGGGAGAGCTATCGACATACCGATGCGATTACCATTATCGATGCCGATGTTGCGCCTGAGAGGGGATACCTTCGCGAAATCAGTCTCTCGCTAAGCCAGCCGGAGATTCACTCCGTGCAGGCATATAACGGCGTCAGCAATCCGGGTGCCGGGTGGCGTCCTGCCCTGATCGATGCGGCATTTAATGTTTTCAACCATTTGCGCATGGCCGGTACATTCCGGCTTTCAGGTACGGCAGTGTTGAAAGGTAACGGTATGGCCTTCAGTACCGAACTGCTTGAGCGGTATGGATGGCCCTGCCACTCCATTGTCGAGGATATGGAGTTTACCTTGCGCCTCTTGCAGGATGGCGTTAACGTGCACTATAACCCTGATGCCATTGTGCGCAGTGAGATGGTTACCTCCGGCAAAAGCGCTTCAAGCCAGAGAAGTCGCTGGGAGGGCGGCCGATTCATGCTTGTCCGAAAGATGACCGGTCCGCTGCTCAGACTGTTTGCTGAAAAAGGACGTATTCGTTTTCTCTATGCGCTGTTAGAACTGGCCGTACCGCCGCTCTCTCTTCTTGTCATGCTTTTCGCTTTTGCTACGGCAGGTTCTCTGCTCCTGCTCAAGAGCGAATGGATCATGCTTGCGACTTCCTTCTGGCTGATTCTGGTGTTTTATGTCGTTTCAGGGCAGATTCAACGCCGCGCTCCGCTTTCGACCTGGCTCTATCTTGCCACGGCGCCGCTCTATGTTTTGTGGAAAATTCCGCTCTATGCGGCAATGGTGCTTCGTAAAAAAAGCACCGCATGGGTGAGGACAACAAGAGAGTCGGAAGTAAAGGAAAAGAAACCGTAA
- a CDS encoding cytochrome c biogenesis protein ResB: MVVTRRRWFEAPWEFREASLFSLLAILSGFFIQYAASGNSVGLPVWPFNAIALSVFAALIFGIGLILRNNPLVAWFGGIPMGLSLILALAALSFIGGMVPQEIMTGDSLYTRLRINQIFSSWPFALIVFLFLINLGFSLAWKLIPFRSKHLQFVLFHAGFWLALSCGILGSSDLQRLVIPIEEGRANNLGYSMQSKDPVPLPFSVFLHDFSLEEYSPQILLYDPENDKLLMDKSQAIIEVHKGTKAAWKGLEVVVLDFLPAALPGKDGIPRLSGLPAAIPYARVRVLSAGAQDEMWISTGSPFMRPEAAKIGNFFLIMVPGTPKTFRSVVTIKDKSGHLIEESLEVNKPVSFNGWKLYQMGYDDKAGKWSQLSLIEVIRDPWLPAVYIGFFMIMAGNLLFFWNGIKRSGGA; the protein is encoded by the coding sequence ATGGTGGTTACCCGACGTCGCTGGTTTGAGGCTCCATGGGAGTTCAGGGAAGCATCCCTGTTCAGCCTGCTTGCTATCCTTTCAGGCTTTTTCATACAATATGCCGCATCCGGCAACAGCGTCGGACTTCCTGTTTGGCCATTCAATGCCATAGCGCTTTCTGTTTTTGCCGCACTGATTTTCGGTATCGGGCTTATCCTGAGAAACAATCCTCTTGTCGCCTGGTTCGGCGGCATTCCAATGGGCCTCAGCCTTATTCTTGCACTTGCGGCACTCTCCTTTATCGGCGGGATGGTGCCTCAGGAAATCATGACCGGGGACTCTCTCTATACCCGCTTGCGAATCAACCAGATTTTTTCAAGCTGGCCGTTTGCCCTGATTGTTTTTCTGTTTCTGATCAACCTCGGTTTTTCTCTTGCATGGAAACTCATTCCCTTCAGATCGAAACATCTGCAGTTCGTTCTTTTTCATGCCGGCTTCTGGCTGGCACTTTCATGCGGCATTCTTGGAAGCTCCGACCTTCAGCGACTTGTTATTCCGATTGAAGAGGGCCGAGCCAATAACCTTGGCTACTCGATGCAAAGCAAAGACCCTGTGCCGTTACCGTTTTCCGTTTTTCTTCACGATTTTTCTCTGGAGGAGTATTCGCCCCAGATACTTCTCTATGATCCTGAAAACGACAAACTTCTCATGGATAAATCTCAAGCCATTATCGAAGTCCATAAGGGAACGAAAGCCGCATGGAAAGGGCTTGAGGTTGTTGTCCTCGATTTTCTCCCTGCAGCTCTTCCGGGAAAAGACGGGATTCCTCGCCTTTCCGGGCTTCCGGCAGCAATTCCCTATGCCAGGGTCAGGGTACTCTCTGCCGGGGCTCAGGATGAGATGTGGATCAGCACAGGAAGCCCTTTCATGAGACCTGAAGCGGCAAAAATCGGAAACTTCTTTCTGATCATGGTTCCGGGTACGCCAAAAACGTTCCGTTCAGTCGTAACAATTAAGGACAAATCCGGTCACCTGATCGAGGAGAGTCTTGAGGTAAACAAGCCGGTAAGCTTCAATGGATGGAAGCTCTACCAGATGGGTTACGACGACAAAGCCGGAAAATGGTCGCAACTCAGCCTGATCGAAGTCATCCGTGATCCATGGTTACCGGCGGTCTATATCGGATTCTTTATGATCATGGCTGGAAATCTCCTGTTTTTCTGGAATGGCATCAAACGATCCGGAGGCGCATAA
- the ccsA gene encoding cytochrome c biogenesis protein CcsA, whose amino-acid sequence MGINFNTAAFLAIALWAGGSILHPLAQNKPALKRLAYILMLSGSAVMAGFIVIYWISLDRPPLRTLGETRMWYATMIPLVGFLVEYRWKIGWLKYYCMGLAGFFLGINLLHPEVFDKTLMPALQSVWFIPHVIVYLVGYVLLAASSASAWHNVFLISRSKENKNYQHLSHYLALLGFVLLTFGLVFGALWAKEAWGHYWTWDPKETWAFIAWLIYLGYLHLFSYKISTKKLQWYLALAFLVLLISWFGVNYLPSAANSVHSYQQS is encoded by the coding sequence ATGGGCATCAATTTCAACACTGCAGCCTTTCTTGCCATTGCGTTATGGGCAGGAGGATCGATACTCCATCCCCTTGCACAAAACAAACCGGCACTTAAACGACTGGCCTATATCCTGATGCTTTCAGGATCGGCCGTCATGGCAGGATTTATCGTCATCTACTGGATATCCCTCGACCGTCCTCCGCTCAGAACACTTGGAGAAACCCGCATGTGGTATGCGACAATGATACCTCTGGTCGGTTTTCTGGTCGAATATCGATGGAAAATAGGCTGGCTTAAATACTACTGCATGGGGTTGGCGGGATTTTTTCTTGGAATAAACCTGCTCCACCCTGAAGTGTTTGACAAAACGCTTATGCCTGCACTGCAAAGCGTCTGGTTCATTCCTCATGTTATCGTTTATCTTGTCGGCTACGTCCTGCTTGCCGCCTCTTCGGCATCTGCATGGCATAATGTTTTTCTCATATCCCGCTCAAAGGAGAATAAAAATTATCAGCACCTGTCCCACTACCTTGCGCTGCTTGGATTTGTTCTGTTGACATTCGGTCTTGTATTTGGCGCACTCTGGGCTAAAGAAGCCTGGGGCCATTACTGGACCTGGGATCCCAAAGAAACATGGGCATTCATTGCCTGGCTGATCTATCTGGGCTATCTGCACCTTTTCAGCTATAAAATCTCCACAAAAAAACTACAGTGGTATCTCGCCCTTGCCTTTTTAGTGCTGCTCATCAGCTGGTTCGGCGTCAACTATCTGCCCTCTGCCGCCAATAGTGTTCATAGTTACCAGCAGAGCTGA
- the cysE gene encoding serine O-acetyltransferase, translated as MRDIPIESIWSTIVAEAAAECLRDPEISIFLEQHIIRYDNFGASLAMLLSVKLGSKHFPPLVLQGLFEDFYRHCPEQVENAIYDLLATQQRDPAAVHYFEIMLFLKGYQALQAYRLSHWLWKNGRRTMAYFIQNRMSEVFAVDIHPAAVIGKGILLDHATSLVIGETAVVDDNVSLLHEVTLGGTGKESGDRHPKVHKSVLIGAGAKILGNVIIGEGSKVGAGSVVLDDVPPHYTVAGVPAQIVGKTEVPEPSRDMNQRLVGSPSEGS; from the coding sequence ATGAGAGATATACCTATTGAGAGTATCTGGTCAACGATTGTTGCCGAGGCTGCGGCTGAGTGTCTGCGAGATCCCGAGATCAGTATTTTTCTTGAACAGCATATTATTCGTTACGATAATTTTGGCGCGTCGCTGGCAATGCTGCTTTCGGTGAAGCTCGGATCAAAGCATTTTCCTCCCCTGGTACTTCAGGGTCTTTTTGAGGATTTTTACCGGCACTGTCCGGAGCAGGTGGAGAATGCGATATATGATCTTCTTGCAACACAGCAGCGTGACCCTGCTGCGGTCCATTATTTTGAGATCATGCTGTTTCTTAAAGGCTATCAGGCATTACAGGCTTATCGTCTTTCTCATTGGCTCTGGAAGAACGGGCGCAGAACCATGGCTTATTTTATCCAGAACCGCATGTCCGAAGTGTTTGCCGTTGATATTCATCCTGCCGCAGTGATTGGCAAGGGGATTCTTCTCGATCATGCCACCAGTCTTGTGATTGGCGAAACCGCGGTTGTTGATGACAATGTTTCGCTGTTGCATGAGGTGACGCTCGGCGGTACCGGAAAAGAGTCAGGCGACAGGCATCCGAAGGTGCATAAATCAGTGCTGATTGGTGCCGGGGCAAAAATTCTCGGTAATGTCATCATAGGCGAGGGATCGAAAGTCGGCGCTGGCAGCGTGGTGCTGGATGATGTGCCGCCGCATTATACTGTGGCCGGTGTTCCCGCTCAAATTGTCGGCAAGACCGAGGTGCCGGAGCCTTCCCGTGACATGAACCAGAGACTTGTCGGTTCTCCGTCAGAAGGCTCCTGA
- the hemB gene encoding porphobilinogen synthase, with translation MSQLDLLNIVHRPRRLRKTAAIRNLVQEHTLSVNDLVFPLFVCPGTSVVEEVSSMPGSFRYSIDNAVKECQELWDLGIQSIDLFGIPEQKTEDGSEAYNDKGIIQEAIRAIKAKLPDLCIMTDVALDPFTPFGHDGLVKDGIILNDETVEVLCKMAVSHANAGADFVSPSDMMDGRIGAIRESLDDAGSSDVGILSYAAKYASSFYGPFRDALHSAPQFGDKSTYQMNPGNSDEAMKEIELDIMEGADIVMVKPGLAYLDIVSRTKERFDVPVAIYHVSGEYSMVKAAAARGWIDEERVMMESLLCMKRAGGDLIFTYYAKEAAKKLR, from the coding sequence ATGAGCCAGCTCGACTTACTCAATATTGTCCATCGTCCCAGAAGACTCCGCAAAACAGCCGCAATCAGAAACCTTGTACAGGAACACACCCTGTCAGTCAACGACCTTGTTTTCCCGCTCTTTGTCTGCCCTGGAACCAGCGTTGTCGAAGAGGTTTCCTCCATGCCCGGCAGTTTCCGCTATTCCATTGACAACGCGGTAAAAGAGTGCCAGGAACTATGGGATCTCGGTATACAGAGCATCGATCTTTTCGGTATTCCCGAGCAGAAAACCGAGGATGGAAGCGAAGCCTACAACGACAAGGGAATTATCCAGGAAGCAATCCGCGCCATAAAAGCCAAGCTCCCCGATCTCTGCATCATGACTGACGTCGCGCTCGACCCCTTTACCCCCTTCGGCCATGACGGTCTGGTAAAAGACGGAATAATCCTGAACGATGAAACCGTCGAGGTACTCTGCAAAATGGCGGTTTCTCATGCCAATGCCGGCGCCGATTTCGTATCGCCGAGCGACATGATGGATGGTCGTATCGGAGCAATCCGCGAATCACTTGATGATGCAGGCTCCTCCGATGTAGGCATCCTCTCCTATGCCGCCAAATATGCTTCAAGCTTTTACGGCCCTTTCCGCGACGCACTCCATTCCGCACCACAGTTCGGCGACAAATCAACCTATCAGATGAATCCCGGAAACTCCGACGAAGCGATGAAAGAGATCGAGCTCGACATCATGGAAGGCGCAGATATCGTCATGGTTAAACCCGGTCTTGCCTATCTCGATATCGTATCACGCACCAAAGAACGTTTCGACGTTCCTGTTGCCATTTACCACGTATCGGGCGAATATTCCATGGTCAAAGCGGCAGCAGCACGAGGATGGATTGATGAAGAGCGGGTTATGATGGAATCCCTGCTCTGTATGAAACGTGCCGGCGGTGATCTTATCTTTACCTATTATGCCAAGGAAGCTGCAAAAAAACTTCGCTGA
- a CDS encoding acyltransferase family protein, which yields MAYLMAAMLCIANVGTPWLSISGAFYLLPYFLCGIFFSRFPFELKQKKIIGFLLMTAIILFLLFYGHEYGGGRRSLNALLIGTLSCTALLFIRGESELLARIGFYSYSIHLFHVFFTAASRIVFTKIGITNIRILFVPGTLLGIVGPILVELVATRYTITRILLPGKSKKKFV from the coding sequence TTGGCTTATCTTATGGCCGCTATGCTCTGCATCGCCAATGTCGGTACTCCATGGCTTTCAATTTCAGGGGCATTCTATCTGCTGCCCTACTTTCTTTGCGGAATATTTTTTTCGCGGTTTCCTTTTGAGCTGAAACAGAAAAAGATTATCGGCTTTTTACTCATGACGGCAATTATTCTTTTTCTTCTTTTTTATGGTCACGAATATGGAGGAGGACGAAGATCCTTGAACGCTCTTCTTATCGGGACTCTCTCCTGTACTGCCTTGCTTTTTATCCGGGGTGAGTCTGAATTGCTTGCGAGGATTGGATTTTACTCCTATTCCATCCACCTGTTCCATGTTTTTTTTACGGCGGCATCCAGAATCGTTTTCACAAAAATCGGTATAACCAATATCCGGATCCTTTTTGTCCCTGGTACGCTTCTCGGGATTGTTGGCCCGATTCTTGTTGAACTTGTGGCTACACGGTATACTATTACCCGTATTCTGCTGCCTGGAAAAAGCAAAAAAAAGTTTGTGTGA
- a CDS encoding protoporphyrinogen/coproporphyrinogen oxidase, which produces MMRAAVIGGGISGIASAYYLMQHNISVDLYESADRIGGRIGSERLGERWLDFGGKNIGKNYRLFRDFVLDCGVSDFEYFGFNTSQVIGGRVVSINKEGARLFNAIRFFGLCGFSGLRKLYPHVRAILNDRRQGVLASEYFSALAEEYDHLSLAGYLKEPCLSHIVRPVTVRMNGAEPDECYPGNFGSNLALLLDSYEQLQQGMHGMLEAFQLPARSALLRILPAHRVTSVNRDHGKGAVMIGYEYEGRSLSAEYDRVVSALPALRLSELLETFCPEVSVLLRRIQYFPVAVAIVKYRQNVFPKEQRAMVFDDSFPLSNAGAYGINDLDLVRYTFSGRAARAMVSDRSQPEAVITLGEEIAGRYFTIKDNTRESFVFRYLSEGLCAYSPYHHRLLAEVDQKLDFFSGFAATGDYRRGASIEACFRAAGECVHKLLDGGKD; this is translated from the coding sequence ATGATGAGGGCAGCGGTTATCGGCGGAGGAATTTCCGGAATTGCTTCCGCATATTATCTCATGCAGCACAATATCAGTGTTGATCTTTACGAATCGGCTGATCGTATTGGGGGCAGGATTGGCAGTGAACGGCTTGGTGAGAGGTGGCTTGATTTCGGCGGCAAAAATATCGGAAAAAATTACCGCTTGTTTCGGGATTTTGTTCTGGATTGCGGTGTTTCTGATTTTGAATATTTTGGTTTTAATACATCACAGGTCATTGGAGGCCGGGTTGTCAGCATTAACAAAGAGGGGGCCAGACTTTTCAATGCCATTCGTTTTTTCGGTTTATGCGGTTTTAGCGGCCTTCGAAAGCTCTATCCCCATGTCAGGGCAATTCTCAATGATCGTCGTCAAGGGGTTCTTGCCAGCGAGTATTTTTCTGCACTTGCTGAAGAGTATGACCATCTCTCCCTTGCTGGATACCTGAAGGAGCCCTGTTTAAGTCATATCGTAAGGCCGGTGACGGTAAGGATGAATGGGGCTGAACCTGATGAGTGTTATCCGGGGAATTTCGGCTCTAATCTCGCACTTCTGCTTGACAGTTACGAGCAGTTGCAACAGGGTATGCATGGCATGCTTGAAGCTTTTCAGCTCCCGGCAAGATCTGCTTTGTTGAGAATTCTTCCGGCACATCGGGTTACGTCTGTTAACCGTGATCATGGCAAAGGAGCAGTCATGATCGGTTATGAGTATGAGGGCCGTTCTTTATCAGCGGAGTATGATCGGGTAGTGTCCGCTCTGCCTGCGCTTCGGTTGAGTGAACTTCTTGAAACGTTTTGTCCGGAAGTTTCAGTTCTTTTAAGGCGGATACAGTATTTTCCTGTAGCAGTTGCTATTGTGAAATATCGTCAGAATGTATTTCCGAAAGAGCAGCGCGCCATGGTTTTTGATGACTCGTTTCCGTTGAGTAATGCCGGAGCTTATGGTATCAATGATCTTGATCTGGTTCGGTATACCTTCAGCGGCAGGGCAGCAAGAGCTATGGTGTCCGATCGGTCTCAGCCTGAAGCGGTTATTACACTCGGAGAGGAGATCGCCGGACGCTATTTCACGATAAAGGATAATACGAGAGAGTCTTTTGTTTTTCGGTATCTTTCCGAGGGACTTTGTGCCTATTCGCCATACCATCATCGACTTCTTGCTGAGGTTGATCAGAAGCTTGACTTTTTTTCCGGTTTTGCCGCAACGGGTGATTATCGTCGTGGCGCATCCATAGAGGCGTGCTTCAGGGCAGCGGGGGAGTGTGTGCATAAATTACTTGACGGGGGTAAGGATTGA